The following proteins are encoded in a genomic region of Gavia stellata isolate bGavSte3 unplaced genomic scaffold, bGavSte3.hap2 HAP2_SCAFFOLD_42, whole genome shotgun sequence:
- the LOC132321460 gene encoding olfactory receptor 14C36-like: MSNSSSITQFLLLAFADTRELQLLHFCLFLGIYLAALLGNGLIITAIACDHHLHTPMYFFLLNLSLIDLGSISTTVPKSMANSLWDTRAISFAGCAAQVFLFVLFMSAEFYLLTIMAYDRYIAICKPLHYGSLLGSRACVHMAAAAWGSIFFYAVLHTADTFSLPLCQGNAVDQFFCEIPQILKLSCSDLYLREVGFIVVSVSFAFGCFVFIVLSYVQILRTVLRIPSEQGRHKAFSTCLPHLAVVSLFISTIMFAYLKPPSISSPSLDLVVAVLYSVVPPAVNPLIYSMRNQELKDALRKLMTGCFSEAAMNCPSSSAYHLSHNSLHAQTLFATFISAALDRLIASAPDCYVTLACDSGL; this comes from the exons atgtccaacagcagctccatcacccagttcctcctcctggcattcgcagacacgcgggagctgcagctcttgcacttctgcctcttcctgggcatctacctggctgccctcctgggaaatggcctcatcatcaccgccatagcctgcgaccaccacctccacacccccatgtacttcttccttctCAACCTTTCTCTcatcgacctgggctccatctccaccactgtccccaaatccatggccaattccctctgggacaccagggccatctcctttgcaggatgtgctgcccaagtctttctgtttgtccttTTCATGTCAGCAGAGTTTTATCTTCTCACCATCATGGCCTACgaccgctacattgccatctgcaaacccctgcactacgggtccctcctgggcagcagagcttgtgtccacatggcagcagctgcctggggcagtatttttttctatgctgtgctgcacacagccgatacattttcactaccactctgccaaggcaatgctgtggaccagttcttctgtgaaattccacagatcctcaagctctcctgctcagacttgTACCTCAGGGAGGTTGGGTTTATTGTGGTtagtgtttcttttgcttttgggtgttttgttttcatcgtgctgtcctatgtgcagatcttgaggaccgtgctgaggatcccctctgagcagggacggcacaaagccttttccacatgCCTCCCTCACCTAgctgtggtctccctgttcATCAGCACTATCATGTTTGCCTACCtaaagcccccctccatctcctccccatccctggacctggtggtggcagttctgtactcggtggtgcctccagcagtgaaccccctcatctacagcatgaggaaccaggagctcaaggatgccctaAGGAAACTGATGACTGgttgcttttcagaagcagcaatgaACTGCCCATCTTCTTCTGCATATCACTTGTCACATAACTCATTACATGCCCAGACTCTCTTTG cTACATTCATCTCAGCTGCCTTGGACAGGCTCATAGCAAGTGCTCCTGACTGCTACGTCACCCTTGCCTGTGATTCTGGATTGTGA
- the LOC132321462 gene encoding olfactory receptor 14A16-like, protein MSNSSSITQFLLLAFTHTQELQLLHFCLFLGIYLAALLGNGLIITAIVCDHHLHSPMYFFLLNLSFIDLGSISTTLPKAMANSLWHTGAISYSGCAAQVFLFLFLSAAEFSLLTIMAYDRYIAICKPLHYGTLLGSRACVHMAAAAWGSGLLNAVLHTANTFSLPLCQGNALDQFFCEIPQILKLSCSDAYLRVVGLLVVGACFSFGCFVFIVLSYVQILRAVLRIPSEQGRHKAFSTCLPHVAVVSLFLSTIMFSYLKPPSISSPSLDLVVAILYSVVPPAVNPLIYSMRNQELKDAIKKWFSRTLFNS, encoded by the coding sequence atgtccaacagcagctccatcacccagttcctcctcctggcattcacacacacacaggagctgcagctcttgcacttctgcctcttcctgggcatctacctggctgccctcctgggcaatggcctcatcatcaccgccatagtctgcgaccaccacctccacagccccatgtacttcttcctcctcaacctttCTTTcatcgacctgggctccatctccaccactctccccaaagccatggccaattccctctggcACACCGGGGCCATTTCCTactcaggatgtgctgcccaggtatttctgtttctctttctcagtgCAGCAGAGTTTTCTCTTCTCACCATCATGGCCTACgaccgctacattgccatctgcaaacccctgcactacgggaccctcctgggcagcagagcttgtgtccacatggcagcagctgcctggggcagtgggttgctcaatgctgtgctgcacacagccaatacattttcactaccactctgccaaggtAATGccttggaccagttcttctgtgaaatcccacagatcctcaagctctcctgctcagacgcCTACCTCAGGGTAGTTGGGCTTCTTGTGGTTGGTGCTTGTTTtagttttgggtgttttgttttcattgtgctgtcctatgtgcagatcttgagggccgtgctgaggatcccctctgagcagggacggcacaaagccttttccacgtgcctccctcacgTGGCTGTGGTGTCCCTGTTCCTCAGCACCATCATGTTttcctacctgaagcccccctccatctcctccccatccctggaccttGTGGTGGCAATTCTGTACtcagtggtgcctccagcagtgaaccccctcatctacagcatgaggaaccaggagctcaaggatgccatCAAGAAATGGTTTTCACGGACACTTTTCAACAGCTGA
- the LOC132321461 gene encoding olfactory receptor 14J1-like, with protein MSNSSSITQFLLLAFTDTRELQLLYFCLFLGIYLAALLGNGLIITAIACDHHLHSPMYFFLLNLSFIDLGFVSTTLPKAMANSLWHTRAISYSGCAAQVFFVLFLMSAEFFLLTVMAFDRYIAICKPLHYGTVAGPFSFSAFLFWGCFIFILLSYVQILRAVLRIPSEQGRHKAFSTCLPHLAVVSLFTCTGTFAYLKPPSISSAALDSVMAMLYSVVTPALNPLIYSMRNRDLKDAMKKVRAMFGYCQSSESPPSLHHPLKMMESVITSLEDAVLEDQLD; from the exons atgtccaacagcagctccatcacccagttcctcctcctggcattcacagacacacgggagctgcagctcttgtacttctgcctcttcctgggcatctacctggctgccctcctgggcaatggcctcatcatcaccgccatagcctgcgaccaccacctccacagccccatgtacttcttcctcctcaacctttCCTTCATCGACCTGGGCTTCgtctccaccactctccccaaagccatggccaattccctctggcacaccagggccatctcctactcaggatgtgctgcccaagtcttttttgttttatttttgatgtcagcagaattttttcttctcactgtcatggccttcgaccgctacattgccatctgcaaacccctgcactacgggacc GTAGCTGGGCCTTTCAGTTTTAGTGCTTTTCTATTCTggggttgttttattttcatcttgctgtcctatgtgcagatcttgagggccgTGTTGAGGAttccctctgagcagggacggcacaaagccttttccacgtgcctccctcacctggccgtggtctccctgtttaCCTGTACTGGCACATTCGCCTACCtcaagcccccctccatctcctctgcagctctggatTCAGTGATGGCAATGCTGTACTCGGTGGTGACCCCAGCCttgaaccccctcatctacagcatgaggaaccgGGACCTCAAGGATGCCATGAAGAAA gtgcGTGCCATGTTTGGGTACTGCCAGTCATCAGAGAGTCCCCCCAGCCTCCATCACCCTctaaagatgatggagagtgtcATCACT AGCTtggaggatgctgtccttgaagacCAGCTGGACTGA